One part of the Methanofastidiosum sp. genome encodes these proteins:
- the spt4 gene encoding transcription elongation factor subunit Spt4: MKVACQKCQRILYESMCPVCKDDKTTDNWSGIVVIIDPERSKIAKAIGVNVPGAYALKVRG; the protein is encoded by the coding sequence ATGAAGGTAGCATGCCAAAAATGCCAGAGAATTCTATATGAAAGCATGTGCCCAGTGTGCAAGGATGACAAAACTACTGACAACTGGAGCGGCATTGTCGTAATAATTGATCCTGAAAGATCAAAGATAGCCAAGGCCATTGGAGTCAATGTCCCTGGCGCCTATGCCCTTAAGGTTAGGGGATGA
- a CDS encoding DNA methyltransferase encodes MDREESKMKTKHEIIHGDALEKLREIPDESIDLVFADPPYGLAKKKGLGWKYSKHITLEEEWDIFTKDDFLKFNIYWIQECVRVLKHGGSFWICGSFHNIYQLGFIIQHMTDLKINNSIVWFKPNAQPNITCRMFTESTEHLIWATKNGKGEKWTFNYGDTKNLIEDSINPLGKQTRNVWSIPLTPKSEKWAGSHPTQKPEELLRRIILACTKEGDTVLDPFVGSGTTSVIAKKMGRNSIGIEKEKKYIEIIQKRLNPPQKTLNCDK; translated from the coding sequence ATGGATAGAGAAGAATCGAAAATGAAAACTAAACATGAAATTATCCATGGAGACGCCCTAGAAAAATTAAGGGAAATACCTGATGAATCAATAGACTTAGTATTTGCTGACCCCCCATATGGTCTTGCAAAAAAGAAGGGGCTTGGATGGAAATACAGCAAACACATTACATTGGAAGAAGAATGGGACATATTCACAAAAGATGATTTCTTAAAATTCAATATTTATTGGATTCAAGAGTGTGTTAGAGTATTAAAGCATGGGGGAAGCTTTTGGATTTGTGGCTCTTTTCATAATATATATCAGCTGGGATTCATAATTCAACATATGACGGATCTTAAAATTAACAATAGTATTGTTTGGTTTAAGCCTAATGCTCAGCCAAATATTACTTGCAGAATGTTTACAGAAAGTACTGAGCACTTAATTTGGGCTACAAAGAATGGTAAAGGTGAAAAATGGACTTTCAATTATGGGGACACAAAAAATCTAATTGAAGATTCAATAAATCCTCTAGGAAAGCAGACGAGGAATGTTTGGTCAATTCCACTAACTCCAAAAAGTGAAAAATGGGCAGGCTCTCATCCAACACAGAAACCTGAAGAGCTTTTAAGAAGGATAATCTTGGCCTGTACTAAAGAAGGTGACACTGTTCTGGATCCTTTTGTTGGCTCTGGTACGACCTCTGTTATTGCAAAAAAAATGGGAAGAAATTCTATAGGGATAGAAAAAGAAAAAAAATATATTGAAATAATACAAAAAAGGTTAAATCCTCCACAGAAGACCCTTAATTGTGATAAATAA
- a CDS encoding DNA-directed RNA polymerase, whose translation MFKVIQIRDTARVPPNKFGGELSQSIAEILQGQYEGTWDKDLGFILAIHNIIEIGDGKIVPGDGSAYYDTVFEALIYLPKLYEVVEGEVEEITEFGAFVRLGPIDGLVHVSQLTNDFINYDKKNNTLSGKESGRALKAGDKIRGRIVTLSLKRGSAKIGLTMRQPYLGKYEWIAEEKKEG comes from the coding sequence ATGTTTAAAGTTATACAAATTAGGGATACTGCAAGGGTTCCACCCAACAAATTTGGTGGAGAACTTAGCCAGTCCATAGCTGAAATCCTTCAGGGACAGTATGAAGGGACCTGGGATAAAGACCTTGGATTTATCCTTGCTATCCACAATATCATTGAAATAGGGGATGGAAAGATAGTGCCTGGTGATGGCAGCGCCTATTATGACACAGTGTTTGAGGCGTTAATTTATCTTCCAAAACTCTATGAAGTTGTTGAAGGGGAAGTTGAGGAAATAACTGAGTTCGGCGCATTTGTAAGGCTTGGGCCTATAGATGGGCTTGTCCACGTATCCCAGCTTACAAACGACTTCATAAATTACGATAAGAAAAATAATACTCTTTCCGGTAAGGAAAGCGGAAGGGCCCTAAAAGCAGGTGACAAGATAAGAGGCAGGATTGTAACACTTTCTCTTAAGAGGGGTTCTGCAAAGATTGGGCTCACTATGAGACAGCCTTACCTAGGAAAGTATGAATGGATAGCAGAGGAAAAGAAAGAGGGATAA
- a CDS encoding winged helix DNA-binding domain-containing protein: MVEYQVSQLNNFLLRKQHLSEETKGEDVLQVAKDIWGLHATYASTPYLSLFNRIINFRKESLDRELLEKRLVKIRCVRKTVHIIPKENVSIAFSATKESIQINSEKYYKFIGVAEREYEEVSKSILKLLQNRGMNTSEIKKELNTEANLFPIINIMCDLGILVRGLSKAGWKSNSHTYYRVDEYLPDVNLNKYSQEGARKILVSQYLASFGPVTITDISWWTGFPKTQVRKIVDGLSDLEHVTIYGIGEHIVSEKDVNKIKNVSENNNHDINLLPALDPYIMGYKERDRYLDKEYFNYIFDRAGSGTTTIVNNGKIIGVWGFEEKPIPLIKIFMFEEDGRISKEIEKKAKEIGNFIYEKEVIVKKCDDMTPLDKRTTGGFMTPLK; this comes from the coding sequence ATGGTAGAATACCAAGTATCCCAATTAAACAATTTTCTTTTGAGAAAGCAACACCTCTCAGAAGAAACAAAAGGAGAAGATGTGCTCCAAGTTGCAAAGGATATCTGGGGCCTACATGCTACATATGCTAGTACGCCTTATCTGTCCCTTTTTAATCGGATTATTAATTTCAGAAAAGAATCGCTAGATAGAGAGCTCCTAGAAAAAAGGCTTGTTAAGATCAGGTGTGTTAGAAAGACTGTCCATATTATCCCCAAGGAAAATGTTTCCATTGCCTTTTCGGCAACTAAAGAATCAATTCAGATTAATTCGGAAAAGTATTACAAATTCATAGGCGTAGCAGAAAGGGAGTATGAGGAAGTTTCAAAATCTATTCTTAAACTTTTACAAAATAGAGGCATGAATACCAGTGAAATCAAAAAGGAGCTTAATACAGAAGCCAACCTATTCCCTATAATTAATATTATGTGTGATCTTGGAATTTTGGTCCGAGGCTTATCTAAAGCAGGGTGGAAGAGTAATTCTCATACTTATTATAGGGTAGACGAATACTTACCCGATGTCAATCTTAACAAGTATTCCCAAGAAGGGGCAAGAAAAATATTAGTGTCGCAGTATCTCGCCTCTTTTGGGCCAGTCACCATAACTGATATCTCTTGGTGGACAGGTTTTCCAAAAACTCAAGTAAGGAAAATAGTTGATGGTTTAAGTGACTTAGAGCATGTGACTATTTATGGAATTGGAGAGCATATAGTTTCTGAGAAAGATGTGAATAAAATAAAAAATGTAAGTGAAAATAATAATCATGACATTAATCTCTTGCCTGCTCTTGACCCATACATAATGGGATACAAGGAGCGGGATAGGTATCTTGATAAGGAATACTTTAATTATATTTTTGACCGCGCTGGGAGTGGAACGACAACTATTGTAAACAACGGGAAAATTATCGGTGTTTGGGGCTTTGAGGAGAAACCTATCCCATTGATAAAAATATTTATGTTTGAAGAAGATGGGCGTATTTCAAAAGAGATCGAGAAGAAGGCAAAAGAAATTGGGAACTTTATTTATGAAAAGGAAGTTATAGTAAAAAAATGCGATGATATGACGCCACTTGATAAAAGAACTACTGGTGGCTTTATGACTCCGCTAAAATAG
- a CDS encoding DMT family transporter, producing the protein MAIDFSKLKKIDRKTALALTITLLFWASAFAGIRAGLKSYEPGHVALLRFLVASAFLVIYGSYKKVKLPEKKDLPMILLIGFLSVTVYHALLSYGEVTVTAGAASLLIASGPIFTALLASSILGEKLKMWGWIGIFISFFGVALISLGEGGGISFDPRAILILIAAFSTSLSFVLQKPFLRKYKFVDLTAYTMWGGTLFLLVFLPGFINDIRTASIDSTLSIIYLGIFPAGIAYLTWTYALAKMPVSILTSFLAISPFLSIIIAWFWLGEIPGSISIIGGVIAILGVTLVNVKGR; encoded by the coding sequence ATGGCAATTGATTTTTCTAAACTAAAAAAGATTGATAGAAAGACAGCTCTCGCCCTAACTATAACATTGTTATTTTGGGCATCAGCCTTTGCAGGAATTAGGGCAGGCCTTAAATCGTATGAACCCGGGCACGTTGCGCTCTTGAGATTTCTTGTAGCTTCTGCTTTTTTAGTAATTTACGGCTCTTATAAGAAAGTAAAACTCCCTGAGAAGAAGGACCTCCCGATGATCTTACTAATAGGATTTCTATCAGTAACAGTGTACCATGCACTTCTCTCATATGGGGAGGTAACTGTCACTGCAGGGGCTGCAAGCCTGCTAATTGCCTCAGGACCTATCTTCACTGCGCTTTTGGCATCATCTATACTCGGAGAGAAGTTGAAGATGTGGGGGTGGATAGGCATATTCATAAGTTTTTTTGGAGTTGCATTGATATCTTTGGGAGAAGGTGGAGGAATATCATTTGACCCAAGGGCTATACTGATACTTATTGCTGCATTTTCAACTAGCCTTTCGTTTGTCTTGCAAAAACCCTTCCTGAGAAAATACAAATTTGTTGATCTAACTGCCTACACAATGTGGGGCGGGACCCTATTCCTTTTGGTATTCTTACCGGGATTTATAAATGATATAAGGACTGCATCTATCGACTCTACGCTTTCCATAATATACCTGGGAATATTTCCAGCAGGCATAGCATACCTCACTTGGACCTATGCTTTGGCCAAGATGCCAGTTTCCATTCTAACAAGCTTCCTAGCCATATCTCCATTTCTTTCAATTATCATAGCTTGGTTTTGGCTTGGGGAGATACCTGGATCCATTTCCATAATAGGTGGGGTAATTGCAATACTCGGTGTAACACTTGTCAATGTGAAAGGAAGATAG
- a CDS encoding 4Fe-4S binding protein, giving the protein MKERCLLCTCCASVCPNNGIDMTENEIIFNENCTECKICVKACPVGAIE; this is encoded by the coding sequence ATGAAGGAGCGATGTCTTCTCTGCACATGTTGTGCTTCTGTATGCCCAAATAACGGCATTGATATGACAGAAAATGAGATTATCTTTAACGAAAACTGTACAGAGTGTAAGATCTGTGTTAAAGCCTGTCCTGTGGGGGCAATTGAATGA
- a CDS encoding flavodoxin family protein, whose protein sequence is MTKVLGIIGSPRKNGNTHILVNKVLDGAISERADTDSIFLNDFTIKECDGCHACWKGLECAKKDDMNGFYEKIIDSDILVFGTPVYWYGPTAIMKAFIDRFVYFNCPENREKIRGKSAVVTIPFEEDDEKASLATVEIFEKSIGYLEMNLTDVLLAPGVGEKGAILEKKIILERAFNIGKMLAR, encoded by the coding sequence ATGACAAAAGTCCTAGGCATTATAGGAAGCCCGAGAAAAAATGGCAACACCCACATCTTAGTTAATAAGGTATTAGATGGGGCAATATCTGAAAGAGCGGATACAGATTCCATTTTCTTAAATGATTTTACAATCAAAGAGTGCGACGGTTGCCATGCCTGCTGGAAGGGCTTAGAGTGTGCTAAAAAAGATGACATGAACGGCTTCTATGAAAAAATAATTGATTCTGATATACTTGTTTTTGGAACGCCAGTTTACTGGTATGGACCAACTGCGATAATGAAGGCATTTATTGATAGGTTTGTTTATTTCAACTGCCCAGAAAATAGAGAAAAGATTAGAGGGAAGTCCGCAGTTGTTACAATACCTTTTGAAGAGGATGATGAGAAGGCTTCTCTTGCTACAGTTGAGATATTTGAGAAGAGCATTGGGTATTTAGAGATGAATCTGACTGATGTGTTACTGGCCCCTGGTGTTGGGGAAAAAGGAGCTATACTAGAAAAAAAGATAATTCTTGAAAGGGCTTTCAACATCGGGAAAATGCTAGCCAGATGA
- a CDS encoding PhzF family phenazine biosynthesis protein, with protein MRHYKIKQVDAFTDRIFGGNPAGVVPSAEGLTDKEMLSIANEINASETAFVLPSDTADFRIRWFTPKKEVLFCGHATVASLHALAEEGKFGMENDGEYSFKVEAKIGIITVDVIKSNKEIKIILHSPKIEFLREDIDMPGFLDALKIKEDELDLNYPIMREKNLDYLYVPINGLDALRNIDYDYQKLEKFCGKYNFPGVCLFTTETFDNDSKAHSRFFAPLYGVREDPVTGSAQGPLGAYLLINGIIEFSGSEVNIKSEQGDIIGRPGRVIINVRKDEYSCFASKLISSAVTVIEGEIYLP; from the coding sequence ATGAGACACTATAAGATAAAGCAGGTTGATGCATTTACAGACAGAATTTTTGGGGGAAATCCAGCAGGAGTTGTTCCATCTGCTGAAGGATTAACTGACAAAGAGATGCTATCAATTGCAAATGAAATAAATGCTTCCGAGACTGCGTTTGTCCTGCCTAGCGATACTGCAGATTTTAGGATAAGATGGTTTACCCCAAAGAAGGAAGTTTTGTTCTGCGGCCACGCTACAGTTGCAAGCTTACATGCGCTAGCAGAAGAAGGAAAATTTGGCATGGAAAATGACGGTGAATACTCCTTCAAAGTTGAAGCTAAAATTGGCATCATAACAGTTGATGTGATAAAATCAAATAAAGAGATAAAGATAATCCTTCATTCCCCGAAGATTGAATTTCTAAGAGAGGATATCGATATGCCTGGATTCCTTGATGCCTTAAAGATTAAAGAGGATGAGCTTGACTTAAACTACCCAATAATGAGGGAGAAAAATCTTGATTATCTTTACGTCCCAATAAACGGCCTAGACGCCTTAAGAAATATAGACTATGACTATCAAAAGCTAGAAAAGTTCTGCGGGAAATATAACTTCCCAGGTGTTTGCCTATTCACAACTGAAACTTTTGATAACGATTCTAAAGCACATTCTAGGTTCTTTGCTCCCCTTTACGGCGTTAGGGAGGATCCTGTGACAGGCTCTGCGCAGGGGCCACTTGGTGCGTACCTTTTGATTAATGGCATAATTGAATTTAGCGGAAGCGAAGTTAATATCAAATCAGAGCAGGGCGATATTATAGGAAGGCCCGGCCGAGTAATAATAAATGTAAGAAAAGATGAGTATAGCTGCTTTGCCTCTAAATTGATAAGTTCAGCTGTAACTGTAATTGAAGGAGAGATTTATCTACCATAA
- the rps24e gene encoding 30S ribosomal protein S24e has translation MELTIVNERENPLFNRKELEVKVIHDGGTPKVSEVRDKLSALKSFKMDSFVVRSIETGYGKEESIAKIYVYSDPKILMRVEQKHILKRNGLIVEKEEN, from the coding sequence ATGGAATTAACGATCGTAAACGAGAGAGAGAACCCACTATTCAACAGGAAAGAATTAGAAGTTAAAGTAATTCATGATGGTGGAACTCCTAAGGTATCAGAAGTTAGGGACAAGTTGTCTGCTTTAAAGAGCTTTAAAATGGATTCCTTTGTAGTTAGATCCATTGAAACTGGATATGGAAAGGAAGAATCTATTGCTAAGATATACGTGTACAGCGACCCAAAAATCCTAATGAGAGTCGAGCAGAAACATATATTGAAAAGAAACGGCTTGATTGTGGAAAAGGAGGAAAATTAA
- a CDS encoding DUF359 domain-containing protein: MALVLTEDLRLKLKSPMGLLIEGDVESVMERLLPVIQNKRVISVGDVVSQNLIDHGVYPELVIVDGRNLRAEIDDCIECDNTVTVENPQSEITGELWVAIERFFKDKTKRFKKILVEGEEDLAVMPAVLHGDGDTVVLYGQPDRGIVIIEVTEQKKKEISDYLNEMEGDLWN; encoded by the coding sequence ATGGCTCTTGTTCTCACAGAAGATCTCAGATTAAAACTAAAATCTCCTATGGGACTTCTTATTGAAGGTGATGTTGAATCCGTTATGGAGAGACTTTTGCCTGTGATACAGAATAAGAGGGTAATATCCGTTGGGGATGTTGTTTCTCAAAATCTTATTGACCATGGGGTTTACCCGGAACTCGTAATTGTTGATGGAAGGAACTTGAGGGCCGAAATAGACGATTGTATTGAGTGTGATAACACAGTTACAGTTGAAAATCCTCAGTCTGAGATTACAGGAGAGCTTTGGGTGGCTATTGAGAGATTTTTTAAGGACAAAACCAAAAGGTTTAAAAAAATATTGGTAGAGGGAGAAGAAGATTTGGCAGTTATGCCTGCTGTTCTCCACGGAGATGGGGATACAGTTGTACTTTATGGTCAGCCCGATAGGGGAATTGTGATTATTGAAGTAACAGAACAGAAAAAAAAGGAAATATCAGATTATTTAAATGAGATGGAGGGAGATCTATGGAATTAA
- a CDS encoding radical SAM protein produces the protein MEKVVYEHVEVEKMLHRLNVWFLPFRWGSNIYRGCEHDCVYCNARYTHEYLGMEEGEFARKIIVKDNAAQALDKEFSKEKWNKNLTVNVSTVTDPYQPAEKEFGNTRKVLEVFLKHHNALMLTTKSDLVLKDIDILEEISRTGFLNVCMTITTLDQSLSNILEPRVPKVEKRLEAIKKLKEAGITVGVTAIPVLPYISDDEEALEEMIKTFSDLNVDYVIVDVLNFKGETRQRMTKFLEGYDPSLIPKYEALYQTDYCDKDYSKGVRKITNKLVKKYGVDHYDKMFSYRKNKELK, from the coding sequence ATGGAAAAGGTAGTCTATGAACATGTTGAAGTAGAAAAGATGCTTCACAGGCTTAACGTTTGGTTTCTCCCTTTTAGGTGGGGGTCAAATATCTATAGGGGGTGTGAACACGACTGCGTCTATTGCAATGCGAGGTATACGCATGAATATCTTGGAATGGAAGAAGGAGAGTTTGCCCGAAAGATTATAGTAAAAGACAATGCGGCTCAAGCCCTCGATAAGGAGTTCTCAAAAGAAAAGTGGAATAAGAATCTAACAGTAAATGTTTCTACTGTCACAGACCCTTACCAGCCGGCAGAAAAAGAGTTTGGAAACACAAGAAAAGTATTAGAGGTGTTTTTGAAGCATCACAACGCGCTTATGCTTACAACAAAGTCTGACCTGGTATTGAAGGACATTGATATCCTAGAAGAAATATCTAGGACGGGATTTCTTAATGTCTGCATGACTATAACAACTCTTGATCAGTCACTCAGCAATATATTAGAGCCAAGGGTGCCAAAAGTTGAAAAAAGATTAGAAGCTATTAAGAAATTAAAGGAGGCAGGGATCACAGTTGGTGTCACTGCCATCCCGGTACTCCCCTATATCTCAGATGATGAAGAAGCTCTAGAAGAGATGATAAAGACTTTCTCTGATCTAAATGTTGACTATGTTATAGTCGATGTCTTAAATTTCAAGGGTGAGACAAGGCAGCGTATGACTAAATTTTTGGAAGGATATGACCCTTCATTAATCCCAAAGTATGAAGCGCTCTACCAAACTGACTACTGTGATAAGGATTACTCGAAAGGTGTCAGGAAAATTACAAATAAGCTTGTCAAAAAATATGGTGTTGATCACTATGATAAGATGTTCTCATACAGAAAGAATAAAGAACTCAAATGA
- a CDS encoding DNA adenine methylase: MINNISGNTIKSADNTIIAKPFLKWAGGKSQLIPELSSRLPKNIINTEVIVSYIEPFVGGGAIFFYLKSRFQINNSYLFDINKELIVGYKVLQNDPKELINHLKNLEIEYISKNEEERKSCYYTIRDRYNSQVNSFDYINYNTGWIERASHMIFLNRTCFNGLFRQNRNGEFNVPHGRYKNPKICDKENIRKVNLALKNTEIICGDFTDSLKYANNNSLVYLDPPYRPLTKTSSFTSYSKEEFTDEDQIRLSKFYKELDEKGAYLILSNSDPKNEDPKDDFFDNLYKDFTIERVNAKRIINCDPNKRGEIKELIIRNYR; the protein is encoded by the coding sequence GTGATAAATAATATTTCAGGGAATACTATTAAATCAGCAGATAATACTATAATTGCTAAGCCTTTCTTAAAGTGGGCAGGTGGCAAATCACAACTTATACCTGAACTTTCATCAAGGCTTCCTAAGAATATTATAAATACAGAGGTAATAGTATCTTATATTGAGCCCTTTGTTGGTGGCGGTGCAATTTTCTTTTATCTAAAAAGTAGATTTCAAATTAATAATTCCTATTTATTTGATATAAACAAAGAGCTAATAGTTGGGTATAAAGTTCTGCAAAATGATCCGAAAGAACTTATTAATCATCTAAAAAATTTAGAAATAGAATACATCTCTAAAAACGAAGAGGAAAGAAAAAGTTGCTATTATACAATCCGAGATAGATACAATTCACAGGTTAATTCATTTGATTATATTAATTATAATACTGGCTGGATTGAAAGAGCTTCGCATATGATATTTCTAAACAGAACTTGTTTTAATGGACTATTTAGACAGAATAGAAATGGAGAGTTCAATGTACCTCACGGTAGATACAAAAATCCTAAAATATGCGACAAAGAGAATATTAGGAAAGTAAATCTTGCTCTAAAGAATACTGAAATTATCTGTGGTGATTTTACTGATTCATTGAAATATGCTAATAATAATAGCTTAGTCTATCTTGATCCACCCTATAGGCCACTAACTAAAACATCAAGCTTTACTAGTTATTCTAAGGAAGAGTTCACCGATGAAGACCAGATAAGACTATCTAAATTTTATAAAGAACTTGACGAAAAGGGGGCATATCTAATTCTTAGTAATTCTGATCCAAAAAATGAAGATCCTAAAGATGACTTTTTTGATAATTTGTATAAGGACTTCACAATAGAAAGAGTGAATGCAAAAAGGATAATAAACTGTGATCCAAATAAGAGGGGAGAAATAAAAGAATTAATCATTAGAAATTACAGATGA
- the endA gene encoding tRNA-intron lyase, translating into MISATLVENRIIIDDSDAISKIHRKRGFGDLIDNKLYLTIVEGIYLSERGMIKVISDDKEIDFEELLKFGSVEQNILAKYIVFKDLKEKGYHVKTAFKYGCAFRVYRGSIEEEHADYIIDVFMEGEKIDANILAAHVRIAHSVKKDMVFAFVDTDNDITYYLVKRMTF; encoded by the coding sequence ATGATTTCTGCCACTCTCGTTGAAAATAGGATTATAATTGACGACTCTGACGCCATAAGCAAGATTCACAGAAAAAGAGGATTTGGGGATCTTATAGATAATAAGCTATACTTGACTATTGTCGAGGGTATATACCTTTCTGAAAGAGGGATGATAAAGGTAATTTCTGATGACAAAGAGATAGATTTTGAAGAACTCTTAAAGTTTGGGAGCGTTGAGCAGAATATACTTGCCAAATACATTGTCTTTAAGGACCTAAAAGAGAAAGGGTATCACGTAAAAACAGCCTTCAAATATGGGTGCGCCTTCCGTGTTTATAGGGGCTCTATAGAGGAGGAGCATGCCGATTATATAATAGATGTTTTTATGGAAGGAGAAAAGATAGACGCCAATATACTTGCAGCGCATGTTAGGATAGCGCATTCTGTTAAGAAAGACATGGTTTTTGCTTTTGTCGACACAGATAATGATATTACCTATTATCTTGTGAAAAGAATGACATTTTAA
- a CDS encoding NAD(P)/FAD-dependent oxidoreductase yields the protein MKNYKCDVLVVGGGPAGSNAARYAAKGADVLVIEKKKEIGSPVQCAEGVSQGLFEKLDMKQDSRYISTKIEFVKLIAPNGTVVRLDGEKVKYWKSGMVLDREVFDKAIAKEAARSGAEFLMKTRFVSAKRNSKGVTVQAKHMNEDIQIDAKMIIGADGPPSIVAKSLGINTTVPLRYLESGIQYLMMPMEIEPCIELYFGDCYAPGGYTWIFPKGEDQANVGLGVLPVKAKQTAQYYLDKFIERPRFKKAKIVEVNAGAIPVKGPIKDPYMDNLLLVGDAGRFVNPLTGGGIHTAIITGKHAGELAAEAIAKEDYTANFLKKYNDMWMPDIYEELDKCLKAQEAFMTFSEKDLDSIADTLKDLKLETISTISILKAIVAKNPGLLFKLGKFM from the coding sequence ATGAAGAACTACAAATGTGATGTCCTAGTTGTTGGTGGAGGTCCTGCAGGAAGTAACGCTGCAAGATACGCAGCAAAAGGCGCTGATGTCCTTGTAATAGAAAAGAAAAAGGAGATCGGAAGCCCAGTTCAGTGTGCCGAAGGAGTTTCTCAAGGTCTTTTCGAAAAGCTTGATATGAAACAGGACAGCAGGTACATTTCTACTAAGATTGAGTTCGTGAAACTTATTGCACCAAACGGCACAGTTGTAAGGCTTGACGGTGAGAAGGTAAAATACTGGAAGAGTGGGATGGTCCTCGATAGAGAAGTTTTTGATAAAGCCATTGCAAAGGAAGCTGCAAGAAGTGGCGCAGAATTTTTGATGAAGACAAGATTTGTTTCAGCAAAGAGAAATTCTAAAGGTGTCACAGTACAAGCAAAACATATGAACGAAGATATTCAAATTGACGCTAAAATGATTATAGGTGCAGATGGCCCTCCTTCAATAGTTGCTAAGTCCCTAGGGATTAATACAACTGTCCCTTTGAGATACTTAGAGTCAGGCATACAATACCTCATGATGCCAATGGAGATTGAGCCATGCATAGAGCTTTACTTTGGCGACTGTTATGCACCTGGCGGATATACCTGGATATTCCCAAAAGGAGAGGACCAGGCAAATGTAGGGCTTGGAGTGCTACCAGTAAAAGCTAAGCAGACTGCTCAGTACTATCTTGATAAGTTTATAGAAAGGCCTAGGTTCAAAAAGGCAAAGATAGTTGAGGTAAATGCCGGGGCAATACCTGTAAAAGGCCCAATAAAAGATCCATACATGGATAATCTTTTGCTTGTAGGGGATGCGGGCAGGTTCGTAAACCCACTTACAGGTGGAGGAATCCACACAGCAATTATAACAGGAAAACATGCGGGAGAGCTTGCAGCAGAAGCTATTGCTAAAGAGGATTACACTGCTAATTTCTTGAAGAAATACAACGACATGTGGATGCCAGATATCTACGAAGAGCTCGACAAGTGCTTAAAAGCACAAGAAGCTTTCATGACTTTCAGCGAGAAGGATTTAGATTCAATCGCAGACACCCTAAAAGACCTAAAGCTTGAGACAATTTCCACAATAAGCATACTAAAGGCTATAGTTGCAAAAAATCCTGGACTTCTATTCAAACTTGGAAAGTTCATGTAA
- a CDS encoding DUF2283 domain-containing protein has protein sequence MEASDKKLISYDSECDILFVHSGYGPDEKFKGNFDVGDIVLDVSNKGKVRGIEVINASEYLQLNLDMLNHLTDFEFHVAQYKNRIGITLVLIADQIKKEKDIIVPLAMALS, from the coding sequence TTGGAAGCGTCAGATAAGAAATTAATTTCATACGACTCTGAGTGTGACATTCTTTTTGTTCACAGCGGCTATGGGCCAGATGAAAAATTCAAAGGAAATTTTGATGTTGGGGATATTGTGCTTGATGTTTCTAACAAGGGAAAGGTGAGAGGTATTGAAGTAATTAACGCCTCAGAATACCTGCAATTAAATTTAGATATGCTAAATCACCTCACAGATTTTGAATTTCATGTTGCCCAGTATAAAAACAGGATAGGGATAACCCTAGTACTAATAGCCGACCAAATTAAAAAAGAAAAAGACATCATTGTTCCTTTGGCAATGGCGTTAAGCTAA
- a CDS encoding GNAT family N-acetyltransferase, with protein sequence MEIIKATKSHAIELSALLKGLDTEEYSFSEVEKITPLIEGGNYYVAIDEGKIVGAIGLLIVEESCEIDALITSKKGVGKALIDFTIDLCRKENVKKLWCWSLKRYNAIGFYDKMGFKEQFLLEKHWCGEDCYIFGKVIE encoded by the coding sequence ATGGAAATAATAAAGGCCACAAAATCTCATGCCATAGAGCTATCCGCCCTCTTAAAAGGGCTTGATACGGAAGAGTATTCCTTTTCTGAAGTAGAAAAGATTACACCCCTAATTGAAGGAGGCAACTACTATGTTGCAATTGATGAAGGCAAAATTGTTGGCGCTATAGGATTACTAATAGTTGAAGAGTCATGTGAGATAGATGCATTGATAACTTCAAAGAAGGGCGTGGGCAAAGCCTTGATAGATTTCACTATAGACCTCTGCAGAAAAGAAAATGTGAAAAAACTCTGGTGCTGGAGCTTGAAGCGCTACAACGCAATAGGATTCTATGACAAGATGGGATTTAAAGAGCAGTTCCTTTTGGAAAAGCACTGGTGCGGAGAGGACTGCTATATCTTTGGGAAAGTAATCGAATAA